Proteins encoded together in one Triticum dicoccoides isolate Atlit2015 ecotype Zavitan chromosome 7B, WEW_v2.0, whole genome shotgun sequence window:
- the LOC119337481 gene encoding nuclear transcription factor Y subunit C-4-like — translation MVPMGVVTPAGSQPTRPFPGNPAQLSAQEQLMYEQSQEYQLQLQQQRQRQLQQFWAEQRSEMEQATDIKNHPLPLTRIRKIMKADEDVRMISAEAPALFAKACEMFTLEMTMRSWMVTKEDKRRILQRSDVAAAVARTDIYDFLLDLFASEETKQGFLLPMAGQGQQPMGAQAGAYPYYYAPEQQVAGASMVYGGPSTYVWQEPQVQEQGHPSGTYVWQEPPQQQEGP, via the coding sequence ATGGTACCGATGGGTGTTGTCACTCCTGCTGGTTCACAGCCAACACGACCATTCCCTGGCAATCCAGCTCAGCTCAGTGCTCAGGAGCAGCTTATGTACGAGCAGTCGCAGGAGTATCAGCTGCAGCTCCAGCAGCAGCGCCAGAGGCAGCTCCAGCAGTTCTGGGCCGAGCAACGGTCAGAGATGGAGCAGGCGACTGACATCAAGAACCACCCCCTGCCACTCACTAGGATAAGGAAGATCATGAAGGCCGACGAGGATGTCCGCATGATCTCGGCAGAGGCTCCGGCGCTCTTCGCGAAAGCATGCGAGATGTTCACACTGGAGATGACGATGAGGTCATGGATGGTTACAAAGGAGGACAAGCGCCGGATCCTGCAGAGGAGTGACGTCGCCGCTGCTGTGGCTAGGACTGACATTTACGACTTCTTGCTGGATTTATTTGCCAGTGAAGAGACGAAGCAAGGGTTCTTGCTTCCTATGGCCGGGCAGGGGCAGCAGCCCATGGGGGCTCAAGCTGGTGCATACCCGTACTACTATGCGCCGGAGCAGCAGGTGGCAGGTGCGTCGATGGTGTATGGTGGCCCGTCGACCTATGTGTGGCAAGAGCCTCAGGTACAAGAGCAGGGCCATCCGTCCGGCACCTACGTGTGGCAAGAGCCTCCGCAACAGCAAGAGGGGCCCTGA